A part of Acidobacteriota bacterium genomic DNA contains:
- a CDS encoding ribonuclease HII — protein sequence MHSLFDYQWKFPADDDFYREGHRLVAGVDEVGRGALAGPVVTAAVILDPGRPVEGIRDSKQLTPSRREVLAAEIVLRATAWSVDFAGNEEVDRLNVLEATRCSMTRAVGNCPVRPDVVLVDAVRLEGLSMPSFSMVRGDELSLNVAAASIVAKVTRDRWMTEVASQYPGYGFEVHKGYGTARHLAALKRLGPCPLHRRTFRPVAGMACYGSR from the coding sequence ATGCACTCGCTGTTTGACTATCAGTGGAAGTTCCCGGCCGATGACGATTTCTACCGCGAGGGTCATCGTCTCGTGGCGGGAGTGGACGAGGTGGGCAGGGGAGCCCTTGCCGGCCCCGTGGTGACGGCAGCGGTGATCCTGGACCCCGGCCGGCCGGTCGAAGGGATCCGGGACTCCAAGCAGCTCACCCCTTCCCGGAGAGAAGTACTCGCGGCGGAGATCGTCCTGAGGGCGACGGCGTGGAGCGTGGACTTCGCCGGCAACGAGGAGGTTGACCGGTTGAACGTCCTGGAAGCCACGCGCTGTTCTATGACAAGAGCCGTCGGGAATTGCCCCGTGCGACCGGACGTGGTCCTGGTCGACGCGGTGAGGCTCGAAGGCTTGTCCATGCCCTCGTTCAGCATGGTCCGGGGCGACGAGCTGTCGCTGAACGTGGCGGCGGCCTCCATCGTCGCCAAAGTGACCCGGGACCGCTGGATGACGGAGGTCGCGTCGCAGTACCCGGGGTACGGTTTCGAGGTGCACAAGGGATACGGGACGGCCCGGCACCTGGCGGCCCTCAAGCGCCTGGGGCCCTGCCCGCTGCACCGCAGAACATTCAGGCCGGTGGCAGGAATGGCATGTTATGGTAGCCGTTAA
- the rplS gene encoding 50S ribosomal protein L19, which produces MQKLDFIDEEFLRGDLPDFRIGDTVRVHVKIPEGDKFRIQVFEGVVISRKHGGVRETFTVRKVSFGYGVERTFPVHTPTIDRIEIIRSARVRRAKLYYLRELRGKASRLKEVHRER; this is translated from the coding sequence ATGCAGAAGCTAGATTTTATCGATGAGGAATTCCTTCGGGGCGACCTCCCCGATTTCCGGATCGGCGACACCGTCCGGGTTCACGTGAAGATCCCGGAAGGCGACAAGTTCCGAATCCAGGTCTTCGAGGGCGTCGTCATCTCCCGGAAGCACGGGGGCGTCCGTGAGACCTTCACCGTGCGCAAGGTCTCGTTCGGGTACGGCGTCGAGCGGACGTTCCCGGTCCACACCCCGACCATCGACCGCATCGAGATCATCCGGTCCGCCCGGGTGCGGCGGGCCAAACTTTACTACCTGAGAGAATTGCGCGGGAAAGCATCCCGCCTCAAGGAAGTTCACCGCGAGCGGTGA
- the trmD gene encoding tRNA (guanosine(37)-N1)-methyltransferase TrmD: MIVDILTIFPEMFERVFAFGIVGQALKAGLIRVNLVNPRDFTTDAHRTVDDRPFGGGEGMVFKPEPLTAAVRSLPSDGERPWVVCLSPQGRRVDQAKVRQLALKPRLALVCGRYEGIDQRFVDACVDEEISAADIVLSGGEIPAMMLVDAMTRLIPGAVGHPDSVVNESFENGLLDCPVYTRPADFEGARVPEVLLSGNHKRIAAWRERMALENTRKKRPDLLDEMGKNIKR, encoded by the coding sequence ATGATCGTCGACATTCTCACCATCTTCCCCGAAATGTTCGAGCGCGTCTTCGCGTTCGGCATCGTCGGCCAGGCCCTCAAGGCCGGGTTGATCCGCGTGAACCTCGTCAACCCGAGGGACTTCACCACCGACGCCCACCGGACGGTCGACGACCGGCCCTTCGGGGGAGGCGAGGGGATGGTTTTCAAGCCGGAGCCCCTCACCGCAGCGGTCCGGTCCCTCCCGTCGGACGGGGAGCGGCCCTGGGTGGTCTGCCTGAGCCCGCAGGGGCGCCGGGTCGATCAGGCCAAGGTCCGCCAGCTGGCGCTGAAGCCGCGGTTGGCCCTGGTCTGCGGACGGTACGAGGGGATCGACCAGCGCTTCGTCGATGCCTGCGTGGACGAGGAGATCTCGGCGGCGGACATCGTCCTGAGCGGGGGGGAGATTCCCGCGATGATGCTGGTGGACGCCATGACCCGGCTGATCCCCGGGGCCGTGGGTCACCCGGACTCCGTGGTGAACGAGTCCTTCGAGAACGGGTTGCTGGATTGCCCCGTCTACACCCGCCCCGCGGATTTCGAGGGTGCGCGGGTGCCGGAGGTCCTTCTGTCCGGCAACCACAAGCGCATCGCCGCGTGGAGAGAGCGGATGGCCCTGGAGAACACCCGGAAGAAGCGGCCCGATTTGTTGGATGAAATGGGAAAAAATATAAAACGTTGA
- the rimM gene encoding 16S rRNA processing protein RimM, with product MERGNETLVHVGTIIKPHGIKGEVTVIPHCDAPGVFEPGQRVRLGEGEGAEDREIRSCRPHQDHLILLFAGVPDRNAAEGLRNVELFFEKSRLGEPDAGEFYHFEIIGARVVDAGGNPVGRVKAVLENPGADQLEIETAGGDFLLPFVDRFVREVRREAETVVVIDHFEGLRTLNR from the coding sequence GTGGAACGAGGAAACGAGACCCTGGTTCACGTGGGAACCATCATCAAGCCGCATGGGATCAAGGGCGAAGTCACCGTCATCCCGCACTGCGACGCCCCGGGGGTTTTCGAGCCCGGTCAGCGGGTGCGGCTGGGGGAAGGCGAGGGGGCGGAGGATCGGGAGATCCGTTCCTGCCGGCCTCACCAGGATCACCTGATCCTGCTTTTCGCGGGGGTCCCCGACCGCAACGCCGCCGAGGGCCTTCGCAACGTCGAGCTGTTCTTTGAGAAAAGCCGGTTGGGGGAACCCGATGCCGGGGAGTTCTATCATTTCGAGATCATCGGCGCCCGGGTCGTGGACGCCGGGGGAAACCCGGTCGGCCGCGTCAAGGCCGTCCTGGAAAACCCCGGGGCCGATCAACTGGAAATCGAAACCGCCGGCGGGGATTTCCTGCTTCCCTTCGTCGACCGCTTCGTGCGGGAGGTCCGGCGGGAGGCGGAGACGGTGGTGGTGATCGATCATTTCGAGGGTCTCCGGACGCTGAACCGCTGA
- a CDS encoding KH domain-containing protein, with protein MKELLEMIAKVLVDNPDQVNVTEVEGEQTTVLELRVAQVDLGKVIGKQGRTARAVRTILGAAGMKLHKRFVLEILE; from the coding sequence ATGAAAGAGTTGTTGGAAATGATTGCGAAAGTTCTCGTGGACAATCCCGATCAGGTTAACGTGACCGAGGTGGAAGGCGAGCAGACGACGGTACTGGAACTCCGGGTCGCCCAGGTGGACCTGGGCAAGGTCATCGGAAAGCAGGGGCGCACGGCACGGGCCGTCCGGACCATCCTCGGGGCGGCCGGGATGAAGCTGCACAAGCGGTTCGTACTGGAGATTCTGGAGTAA
- the rpsP gene encoding 30S ribosomal protein S16, with translation MVRWQADIFLRRSSLLAIRLTRKGSKKNPFYRVVVIEKSNARDGRFLEIVGHYNPKPEKAEYTLDMERVQYWMSQGAQPSDTVRHLVEKQRKSAAAVPAE, from the coding sequence ATGGTTAGATGGCAGGCCGATATTTTTTTACGGAGGTCGTCCTTGTTAGCTATCCGATTGACCAGAAAGGGATCTAAGAAAAATCCCTTCTACCGTGTGGTGGTGATTGAAAAATCGAATGCCCGTGACGGGCGGTTCCTCGAGATCGTCGGTCACTACAATCCCAAGCCTGAGAAGGCCGAATACACCCTGGACATGGAGCGGGTTCAGTACTGGATGAGCCAGGGCGCTCAGCCCAGCGACACCGTCCGTCACCTGGTGGAGAAACAGCGGAAGTCTGCCGCGGCCGTTCCGGCCGAGTAA
- a CDS encoding STAS domain-containing protein, whose amino-acid sequence MQISENQVGSVLVLQIRGKILMGEGNVAIKKKIQEKVNAGTKEIVLDLADVPYIDSSGLGELISSYTTVQKAGGRLKLANLTNKIVDLLAITKLVTVFEYYGSVEEAVASFK is encoded by the coding sequence ATGCAGATCAGCGAAAATCAAGTCGGCTCGGTGCTGGTGCTCCAGATCCGCGGAAAGATCCTGATGGGCGAGGGCAACGTCGCCATCAAGAAGAAGATCCAGGAGAAGGTCAATGCCGGGACCAAGGAGATTGTCCTCGATCTTGCCGATGTTCCATATATCGACAGTTCCGGCCTCGGCGAACTGATCAGCAGCTACACCACCGTCCAGAAGGCCGGGGGCCGGCTGAAGCTCGCCAACCTGACCAACAAGATCGTGGACCTGCTGGCCATCACCAAGCTCGTGACCGTGTTCGAGTACTACGGGTCCGTGGAAGAGGCGGTCGCCAGCTTCAAGTGA
- a CDS encoding tetratricopeptide repeat protein, whose product MRRLFLMILLAALVWGCECRGDYNAALALYREGKYGEALRQLQPDIQRNPEWDGGHLLAGLCFLRLEDYATALTALERALALKCEEGVAWLGAAEACYRLGRYDQALRFLDGSEGRLSTDDDRTACRRLKGWIHFQEGRFGDARKELEPVARGGRPTTQDLEYLGLSLVKLGRIDEALPYLKTAQESPSATQAKAFLAMLSEEAAATALREKRYAEARDAYEAICRNFPTYGGAHFNLALAEIGLKRWAAAERLMEGLELQFGDSYRYWYYRGHVAERLKKYNDAHRFYRRASEKEQTVEVREALERVWARQKP is encoded by the coding sequence ATGCGACGCCTTTTCCTGATGATCCTGCTGGCCGCCCTGGTCTGGGGGTGCGAGTGCCGGGGGGACTACAACGCCGCCCTGGCGCTGTACCGGGAGGGGAAGTACGGGGAAGCTCTCCGGCAGCTCCAGCCGGACATCCAGCGGAACCCGGAGTGGGACGGCGGCCACCTGCTCGCCGGGCTCTGCTTCCTCCGGCTCGAGGATTACGCCACGGCCCTGACGGCGCTGGAGCGGGCCCTGGCGCTCAAGTGCGAGGAGGGCGTCGCCTGGCTCGGCGCCGCGGAGGCCTGCTACCGCCTGGGGAGATACGACCAGGCCCTGCGGTTTCTCGACGGCTCGGAGGGCCGGCTGTCGACCGACGACGACCGGACGGCCTGCCGCCGGCTGAAGGGGTGGATCCACTTCCAGGAAGGGCGGTTCGGCGATGCCCGGAAGGAGCTGGAGCCCGTCGCCCGGGGTGGCCGGCCGACGACCCAGGACCTGGAGTACCTCGGCCTGAGCCTGGTGAAGCTCGGGCGGATCGACGAGGCCCTCCCCTACCTCAAGACGGCGCAGGAGTCACCCTCCGCGACGCAGGCGAAAGCCTTCCTGGCGATGCTCAGCGAAGAGGCGGCGGCGACCGCCCTCCGGGAAAAGCGGTACGCCGAGGCCCGCGACGCCTACGAGGCCATCTGCCGGAACTTCCCCACCTACGGGGGGGCGCACTTCAACCTGGCGCTGGCCGAGATCGGGCTCAAGCGGTGGGCGGCCGCCGAGCGCCTGATGGAGGGGCTGGAACTTCAGTTCGGGGATTCCTACCGCTACTGGTACTACCGGGGGCACGTGGCGGAGCGGCTCAAAAAATACAACGACGCCCACCGATTCTATCGGAGGGCGTCGGAGAAAGAGCAAACCGTCGAAGTCCGGGAAGCCCTGGAGCGTGTCTGGGCCCGTCAGAAACCCTGA
- the pyrF gene encoding orotidine-5'-phosphate decarboxylase, with protein sequence MRRRLIVALDVDSADRAMTLVEQTRDSVGCFKIGLQLFIQEGPAIVARVKEAGADVFLDLKLHDIPNTISAAARSVADLGAALFTVHCANGGRGLSACVRSLAEHCGERGIPVPRMLGVTILTSLSEADVHGLGFSRDVRGQVDLLAEGAYQAGLRGLVASPLEAFELKKKFPDVYLVTPGIRPAGADSGDQSRVTTPSDAIQAGADALVVGRPITGAAEPAQAAARILAEMVEAFGSMARTP encoded by the coding sequence CGATGACGCTCGTGGAGCAGACCCGTGACAGTGTGGGCTGCTTCAAGATCGGTCTGCAGCTCTTCATCCAGGAGGGCCCCGCCATCGTGGCCCGGGTGAAGGAGGCGGGCGCCGACGTGTTCCTGGACCTGAAGCTCCACGACATCCCCAACACCATCTCCGCCGCGGCCCGGAGCGTGGCCGACCTCGGCGCGGCCCTGTTCACCGTCCACTGCGCCAACGGCGGTCGCGGGCTCTCCGCCTGCGTCCGGTCCCTGGCGGAGCACTGCGGGGAGCGCGGCATCCCCGTGCCCCGGATGCTGGGGGTCACGATCCTGACCAGCCTGTCGGAGGCGGACGTCCACGGTCTGGGCTTTTCCCGGGACGTGCGCGGCCAGGTCGACCTTCTCGCGGAGGGCGCGTACCAGGCCGGGCTGCGGGGCCTGGTGGCCTCGCCGCTCGAGGCCTTCGAGCTGAAGAAGAAGTTCCCCGACGTGTACCTGGTGACCCCGGGGATCCGGCCCGCCGGGGCGGATTCCGGCGACCAGTCCCGGGTCACGACGCCGTCCGACGCCATCCAGGCGGGGGCGGACGCCCTGGTGGTGGGGCGGCCCATCACGGGCGCCGCGGAGCCGGCGCAGGCCGCCGCCCGCATCCTGGCGGAGATGGTGGAAGCCTTCGGCTCCATGGCGCGGACGCCCTGA